A genomic stretch from Helianthus annuus cultivar XRQ/B chromosome 1, HanXRQr2.0-SUNRISE, whole genome shotgun sequence includes:
- the LOC110882708 gene encoding flowering time control protein FCA isoform X2, whose translation MVRRLWPSIPTKTKQAMRGDYDGSERFGGGGFEKRNFDGDGYDKRHGDGGNFSRKQSDGGNVAKLFVGSVPKTATQDDCSPK comes from the exons ATGGTGCGGCGACTGTGGCCTTCGATTCCGACGAAGACGAAACAAGCGATGAGAGGTGACTACGACGGTAGTG AGCGATTCGGTGGAGGCGGTTTCGAGAAAAGGAATTTTGATGGAGATGGTTATGATAAAAGACATGGTGATGGTGGTAATTTTAGCAGAAAGCAATCTGATGGCGGCAATGTGGCCAAGCTTTTTGTTGGGTCTGTTCCGAAGACTGCCACCCAAGACGAT TGTTCTCCCAAATGA
- the LOC110882695 gene encoding protein ACCELERATED CELL DEATH 6 isoform X2 yields the protein MDSNIIAATGEKVSQQYPFPSQVNAASFLSIKLSGKPNYVRWREQIICLLDCYDMLGFIDGTLEKPEENMYREWKRSDTLVKGWIYGSLSEDVMETVVGLQTAYEVWNELKTNYTTPPAPPPVAVNTMKEDFGEYVPLCRAIQMGDWEKAQEFFNNDEDALIGKINDYGFTALHVAIGDPKNIWILEKLLEQINPESLPTMVDNTQRNALHYAATLDNYLAAKTLVEKNPDLLFRVDNRNNLPIQNAIYNSHKTTFLYLFQVCKQHIGLSKKDGNHDPFEGEKGVYLLNNTILAGFLDIAYNLLKDYPNLATTVHTRKPPLWCIAKMWDAFPSGTRYNFYQRFVYSHVPTDNYNVDHTHENEDLENQVTYATNLLKDCTKSYVYPVVHMIYVKIWKAALLRVPHIKRLKEDKVKHNIALMILKFICEEVSKLKSNHSYYYHDAFIVAVNNNTIEVIEQITQSFPESIWTRGNGYLLSELSIINRCEKVFNFLAYKVTQDKYLHTISEDENNNNLLHLAGILAPKHKLNMVSGAALQLQRELQWFEEVGKFVKPKDKEALNNKQETPIMVFRQEHNDLRQKGEDWMKKTSESYTITATLIITIVFAAAITVPGGVKGDTGKPTFQTRPSFIVFAVSDAISLFTSTTSLLLFLSILTARYAEEDFLYKLPNRLILGLVMLFMSLTSMMIAFSATLYIMFVQEKSWILIPVVALTCLPIASFVTLQLPLLVDLMVSTYGRGIFGKQSYVRITS from the exons ATGGATTCCAATATTATAGCTGCTACCGGAGAAAAAG TGTCACAACAATATCCATTCCCTTCTCAAGTGAATGCCGCCAGCTTTCTGTCTATAAAGTTGTCCGGTAAGCCCAATTACGTACGATGGCGGGAGCAGATTATATGCCTTCTGGACTGCTACGATATGCTCGGTTTTATCGATGGCACGTTAGAGAAACCTGAGGAGAACATGTATAGGGAATGGAAAAGGTCGGACACGCTAGTGAAAGGATGGATTTATGGTTCTTTAAGCGAAGATGTGATGGAAACTGTTGTCGGTCTTCAAACAGCTTATGAAGTTTGGAATGAGCTAAAGACAAATTACACTACTCCCCCTGCTCCGCCACCCGTTGCTGTCAACACCATGAAAGAAG ATTTTGGAGAGTACGTCCCACTATGTAGAGCTATTCAAATGGGGGATTGGGAGAAAGCTCAAGAATTTTTCAACAATGACGAAGACGCATTGATTGGTAAAATCAACGATTACGGATTCACAGCACTTCATGTTGCAATTGGTGATCCTAAAAATATTTGGATACTTGAGAAACTCCTGGAGCAGATAAACCCAGAGTCACTTCCAACTATGGTCGATAATACACAGCGAAACGCTTTGCACTATGCTGCAACACTTGACAACTACTTAGCGGCAAAGACGCTGGTCGAGAAAAACCCAGATTTGTTATTCCGTGTCGACAACCGGAACAACTTGCCAATCCAAAACGCTATATATAATTCGCACAAAACAACTTTTCTTTATTTGTTTCAAGTTTGCAAACAACATATTGGGCTCAGCAAAAAGGATGGAAATCACGATCCCTTTGAGGGCGAAAAGGGTGTTTATCTTCTCAATAATACAATCTTGGCAGGGTTTTTAG ATATTGCATATAATTTACTCAAGGACTACCCTAACCTAGCTACCACAGTTCATACTCGAAAGCCTCCATTATGGTGTATTGCAAAAATGTGGGATGCATTTCCAAGTGGCACACGTTACAACTTCTATCAAAGATTTGTTTATTCTC ATGTGCCAACGGATAATTACAATGTGGACCATACACATGAGAATGAAGATTTAGAGAACCAAGTGACATATGCGACCAatcttctcaaagattgcaccaAGAGCTACGTCTACCCAG TCGTTCACATGATTTATGTTAAAATTTGGAAGGCTGCATTGCTACGCG TGCCACATATTAAGCGCCTAAAGGAAGACAAAGTGAAACACAATATAGCTCTCATGATACTCAAGTTTATATGTGAGGAAGTCAGTAAATTAAAATCCAATCATTCTTATTATTACCACGATGCATTTATTGTGGCGGTGAATAATAACACTATAGAGGTGATTGAGCAGATTACACAAAGTTTTCCAGAATCAATTTGGACCAGGGGAAATGGTTATTTACTTTCTGAACTTTCAATAATTAACCGATGTGAAAAAGTTTTCAACTTTTTAGCGTACAAAGTGACTCAGGATAAGTATTTACATACTATAAGTGAAGACGAAAATAACAATAACCTTTTGCACTTGGCTGGAATATTGGCTCCTAAACACAAACTCAACATGGTTAGTGGTGCAGCATTACAATTGCAAAGAGAGTTACAGTGGTTTGAG GAAGTTGGCAAATTTGTGAAACCGAAGGACAAGGAAGCTCTGAACAATAAACAAGAAACACCAATTATGGTATTCAGACAGGAACACAATGATTTGAGACAAAAAGGCGAAGACTGGATGAAAAAGACATCCGAATCTTACACAATCACAGCTACACTTATTATCACAATAGTTTTTGCTGCAGCCATTACTGTACCTGGCGGAGTCAAAGGGGATACTGGAAAACCAACTTTTCAAACCAGGCCAAGCTTCATCGTATTCGCTGTCTCTGATGCAATCTCATTGTTCACATCCACAACCTCCTTGTTGTTGTTTCTATCTATTCTCACAGCACGTTATGCAGAAGAGGATTTTCTTTACAAGTTACCTAACAGACTAATACTCGGCCTTGTGATGTTATTCATGTCATTAACATCCATGATGATTGCCTTTAGTGCAACATTATATATTATGTTTGTGCAAGAAAAGTCATGGATCTTGATCCCAGTTGTTGCGTTAACATGTCTACCAATTGCTTCATTTGTGACATTACAGTTACCATTGCTTGTTGATCTCATGGTTTCAACGTATGGTCGTGGAATATTTGGGAAACAAAGTTATGTTAGGATAACATCATAG
- the LOC110882695 gene encoding protein ACCELERATED CELL DEATH 6 isoform X1, with protein MDSNIIAATGEKVSQQYPFPSQVNAASFLSIKLSGKPNYVRWREQIICLLDCYDMLGFIDGTLEKPEENMYREWKRSDTLVKGWIYGSLSEDVMETVVGLQTAYEVWNELKTNYTTPPAPPPVAVNTMKEDFGEYVPLCRAIQMGDWEKAQEFFNNDEDALIGKINDYGFTALHVAIGDPKNIWILEKLLEQINPESLPTMVDNTQRNALHYAATLDNYLAAKTLVEKNPDLLFRVDNRNNLPIQNAIYNSHKTTFLYLFQVCKQHIGLSKKDGNHDPFEGEKGVYLLNNTILAGFLDIAYNLLKDYPNLATTVHTRKPPLWCIAKMWDAFPSGTRYNFYQRFVYSHVPTDNYNVDHTHENEDLENQVTYATNLLKDCTKSYVYPELNLVFCVVVHMIYVKIWKAALLRVPHIKRLKEDKVKHNIALMILKFICEEVSKLKSNHSYYYHDAFIVAVNNNTIEVIEQITQSFPESIWTRGNGYLLSELSIINRCEKVFNFLAYKVTQDKYLHTISEDENNNNLLHLAGILAPKHKLNMVSGAALQLQRELQWFEEVGKFVKPKDKEALNNKQETPIMVFRQEHNDLRQKGEDWMKKTSESYTITATLIITIVFAAAITVPGGVKGDTGKPTFQTRPSFIVFAVSDAISLFTSTTSLLLFLSILTARYAEEDFLYKLPNRLILGLVMLFMSLTSMMIAFSATLYIMFVQEKSWILIPVVALTCLPIASFVTLQLPLLVDLMVSTYGRGIFGKQSYVRITS; from the exons ATGGATTCCAATATTATAGCTGCTACCGGAGAAAAAG TGTCACAACAATATCCATTCCCTTCTCAAGTGAATGCCGCCAGCTTTCTGTCTATAAAGTTGTCCGGTAAGCCCAATTACGTACGATGGCGGGAGCAGATTATATGCCTTCTGGACTGCTACGATATGCTCGGTTTTATCGATGGCACGTTAGAGAAACCTGAGGAGAACATGTATAGGGAATGGAAAAGGTCGGACACGCTAGTGAAAGGATGGATTTATGGTTCTTTAAGCGAAGATGTGATGGAAACTGTTGTCGGTCTTCAAACAGCTTATGAAGTTTGGAATGAGCTAAAGACAAATTACACTACTCCCCCTGCTCCGCCACCCGTTGCTGTCAACACCATGAAAGAAG ATTTTGGAGAGTACGTCCCACTATGTAGAGCTATTCAAATGGGGGATTGGGAGAAAGCTCAAGAATTTTTCAACAATGACGAAGACGCATTGATTGGTAAAATCAACGATTACGGATTCACAGCACTTCATGTTGCAATTGGTGATCCTAAAAATATTTGGATACTTGAGAAACTCCTGGAGCAGATAAACCCAGAGTCACTTCCAACTATGGTCGATAATACACAGCGAAACGCTTTGCACTATGCTGCAACACTTGACAACTACTTAGCGGCAAAGACGCTGGTCGAGAAAAACCCAGATTTGTTATTCCGTGTCGACAACCGGAACAACTTGCCAATCCAAAACGCTATATATAATTCGCACAAAACAACTTTTCTTTATTTGTTTCAAGTTTGCAAACAACATATTGGGCTCAGCAAAAAGGATGGAAATCACGATCCCTTTGAGGGCGAAAAGGGTGTTTATCTTCTCAATAATACAATCTTGGCAGGGTTTTTAG ATATTGCATATAATTTACTCAAGGACTACCCTAACCTAGCTACCACAGTTCATACTCGAAAGCCTCCATTATGGTGTATTGCAAAAATGTGGGATGCATTTCCAAGTGGCACACGTTACAACTTCTATCAAAGATTTGTTTATTCTC ATGTGCCAACGGATAATTACAATGTGGACCATACACATGAGAATGAAGATTTAGAGAACCAAGTGACATATGCGACCAatcttctcaaagattgcaccaAGAGCTACGTCTACCCAG aactGAATTTAGTTTTTTGTGTAGTCGTTCACATGATTTATGTTAAAATTTGGAAGGCTGCATTGCTACGCG TGCCACATATTAAGCGCCTAAAGGAAGACAAAGTGAAACACAATATAGCTCTCATGATACTCAAGTTTATATGTGAGGAAGTCAGTAAATTAAAATCCAATCATTCTTATTATTACCACGATGCATTTATTGTGGCGGTGAATAATAACACTATAGAGGTGATTGAGCAGATTACACAAAGTTTTCCAGAATCAATTTGGACCAGGGGAAATGGTTATTTACTTTCTGAACTTTCAATAATTAACCGATGTGAAAAAGTTTTCAACTTTTTAGCGTACAAAGTGACTCAGGATAAGTATTTACATACTATAAGTGAAGACGAAAATAACAATAACCTTTTGCACTTGGCTGGAATATTGGCTCCTAAACACAAACTCAACATGGTTAGTGGTGCAGCATTACAATTGCAAAGAGAGTTACAGTGGTTTGAG GAAGTTGGCAAATTTGTGAAACCGAAGGACAAGGAAGCTCTGAACAATAAACAAGAAACACCAATTATGGTATTCAGACAGGAACACAATGATTTGAGACAAAAAGGCGAAGACTGGATGAAAAAGACATCCGAATCTTACACAATCACAGCTACACTTATTATCACAATAGTTTTTGCTGCAGCCATTACTGTACCTGGCGGAGTCAAAGGGGATACTGGAAAACCAACTTTTCAAACCAGGCCAAGCTTCATCGTATTCGCTGTCTCTGATGCAATCTCATTGTTCACATCCACAACCTCCTTGTTGTTGTTTCTATCTATTCTCACAGCACGTTATGCAGAAGAGGATTTTCTTTACAAGTTACCTAACAGACTAATACTCGGCCTTGTGATGTTATTCATGTCATTAACATCCATGATGATTGCCTTTAGTGCAACATTATATATTATGTTTGTGCAAGAAAAGTCATGGATCTTGATCCCAGTTGTTGCGTTAACATGTCTACCAATTGCTTCATTTGTGACATTACAGTTACCATTGCTTGTTGATCTCATGGTTTCAACGTATGGTCGTGGAATATTTGGGAAACAAAGTTATGTTAGGATAACATCATAG
- the LOC118480884 gene encoding PAN domain-containing protein At5g03700-like: protein MCQRGKGCSCLDDRRSYTSGRCDTEEIHVTDDDLCRKKYTVLKKIGVELPNKEIMAYTIMNSLEKCARACEENCTCWGAVYSNTSGFCYTIDYPIQTIVEALDDTKVGYFKVREGAGKENKLIGLWVGLGLLCGLVLLSLGIGGVFLYKRESRGVKGYVEEDGGGVGPYKNLGSASFKSVELSVR from the coding sequence ATGTGCCAACGCGGCAAAGGGTGTTCGTGTTTGGACGACCGGAGGTCTTACACCTCCGGTCGTTGTGACACTGAAGAAATACATGTCACCGACGATGACTTATGCCGGAAAAAGTACACGGTGTTGAAGAAGATCGGAGTTGAGTTACCAAACAAAGAGATAATGGCTTACACGATCATGAATTCTTTAGAGAAATGTGCACGTGCATGTGAAGAGAATTGCACGTGCTGGGGTGCGGTGTACAGTAACACATCTGGATTTTGTTACACCATAGACTACCCCATACAAACAATTGTTGAAGCACTCGATGATACCAAGGTGGGTTATTTTAAGGTGCGTGAGGGTGCAGGGAAAGAGAATAAGCTTATTGGGTTATGGGTTGGGTTAGGTTTGCTATGTGGGTTAGTTTTGTTAAGTTTGGGAATTGGAGGGGTGTTTTTGTACAAGAGAGAAAGTAGAGGGGTTAAAGGGTATGTAGAGGAggatggtggtggggtggggcCCTATAAAAATTTGGGGTCAGCAAGTTTCAAGTCTGTTGAGTTAAGTGTGAGGTGA
- the LOC110882685 gene encoding 3-dehydrosphinganine reductase TSC10A — protein MADINLSFLTLCILPILLLLFLKLIIRPHPVTIPIKSRHVFITGGSSGIGLALARQAAAEGARVTILARNPSKLEEAKASIRLSTGIDVTTVSADVCDFDAVKTAVESVDPIDVLVCNQGVFVAYELEKQEIKEVREMIDVNLVGSFNLVKAVLPGMKSRSDRKPLSIALYVVSGRAGYDVFVSFDLTRL, from the coding sequence ATGGCAGACATTAATCTCTCATTCCTCACACTCTGCATCCTCCCAATCCTCCTCTTACTCTTCCTCAAACTCATAATCCGGCCCCACCCAGTCACAATCCCAATCAAATCCCGCCACGTGTTCATCACCGGCGGCTCCAGCGGCATCGGCTTGGCTCTCGCGCGCCAAGCCGCAGCCGAAGGCGCTCGCGTCACCATCCTAGCTCGAAACCCTAGCAAGCTCGAAGAAGCCAAAGCCTCCATCCGCCTCTCAACCGGCATCGACGTCACCACCGTTAGCGCTGACGTGTGCGACTTTGACGCCGTGAAGACGGCCGTGGAGAGTGTGGATCCGATCGATGTGTTGGTTTGTAATCAAGGGGTTTTTGTTGCGTATGAGCTTGAGAAACAGGAGATTAAGGAGGTTAGGGAGATGATTGATGTGAATTTGGTTGGGAGTTTTAATCTGGTTAAGGCTGTGTTGCCTGGGATGAAGAGTAGGAGTGATCGAAAGCCGCTTTCGATTGCGTTATATGTCGTCTCAGGCCGGGCAGGGTATGATGTTTTTGTTAGCTTTGATTTAACTAGGTTATGA
- the LOC110882708 gene encoding uncharacterized protein LOC110882708 isoform X1: MISNGATSTTTTADAAASSSSNTAAQSLGLKNFFKTPGRYKLLHDKTHPSSLLPYALAKSITQSDSVEAVSRKGILMEMVMIKDMVMVVILAESNLMAAMWPSFLLGLFRRLPPKTIVLPNEDEEENVVMLRVTY, translated from the exons ATGATCAGTAACGGCGCCACctctaccaccaccaccgccgaCGCCGCCGCTTCTTCTTCCTCCAACACCGCCGCTCAATCACTCGGTCTCAAAAACTTCTTCAAAACTCCTGGCCGGTACAAGCTTCTGCACGATAAAACGCATCCTTCGTCTCTTCTTCCGTACGCACTCGCTAAATCTATTACTCAG AGCGATTCGGTGGAGGCGGTTTCGAGAAAAGGAATTTTGATGGAGATGGTTATGATAAAAGACATGGTGATGGTGGTAATTTTAGCAGAAAGCAATCTGATGGCGGCAATGTGGCCAAGCTTTTTGTTGGGTCTGTTCCGAAGACTGCCACCCAAGACGAT TGTTCTCCCAAATGAAGACGAAGAAGAAAATGTCGTAATGCTTCGCGTAACATATTAA
- the LOC110882674 gene encoding PAN domain-containing protein At5g03700 — protein sequence MYDILSELTRIYSFLLILTVLTHPISATTATPQELRKGFTATPDSSVTSFQPLLSDSVGNYSLGFLRVDKSQLALVVIHNPSKEQVWAAGKGLLSRWSSQTRLSFNGSLVITDSRTGALWSSHANGDRVRLSNTSNLIIEKGGDNFSIIWQSFDFPYNTLMEGQNFTSDMTLVSSNGMYTMKLGPDFIGFYAKFVASSDPGHLYFQHNPMEAKARVIEGGGPIRVVVSPDGFLGMYQNSTAPVDVQPFTSFQ from the coding sequence ATGTATGATATCCTTTCTGAGTTGACTCGGATATACTCGTTCCTCCTCATCCTCACCGTGTTAACTCACCCGATATCCGCTACCACCGCCACCCCCCAAGAGCTTCGGAAAGGTTTTACCGCCACCCCGGATTCATCGGTAACCTCATTCCAGCCTCTACTCAGTGACTCGGTCGGTAACTACTCACTGGGTTTCCTCCGAGTTGATAAAAGTCAACTCGCTCTTGTCGTTATTCACAACCCGTCGAAAGAGCAAGTATGGGCCGCGGGAAAAGGTCTTTTGAGTCGGTGGTCATCCCAGACTAGGTTGTCATTCAATGGCAGTCTAGTAATTACTGACTCACGAACAGGGGCATTATGGTCAAGTCACGCTAACGGCGACCGCGTTCGCCTCTCCAACACCTCTAATTTAATAATAGAGAAAGGAGGAGACAATTTTTCAATCATATGGCAAAGTTTTGACTTTCCCTATAATACCCTCATGGAGGGTCAAAATTTCACTAGTGACATGACACTAGTTTCATCAAACGGGATGTATACCATGAAGCTAGGACCCGATTTCATCGGGTTCTACGCTAAGTTTGTTGCCAGTTCTGACCCGGGCCATCTTTACTTCCAGCATAATCCAATGGAAGCTAAGGCCCGGGTCATAGAAGGCGGGGGACCCATCCGGGTTGTGGTCAGTCCGGATGGGTTTCTGGGTATGTACCAAAACAGTACAGCCCCGGTTGATGTGCAGCCGTTTACTAGCTTCCAGTAA